The nucleotide window GTCCACACCTCAGTGCCTCGCAGCAatggcaccagcagcagcagccgacgCCAGCGTGTATGTTTTGGTTTGCACCTCACGTTTGCCTCGTGGGTCTTTTCGTGCCCTGATgagtgcctgcctgcccgtcccTGGCAGGCTTCTCCGCCAGGGGATGCTCGGTCTGTTTGACTGCCCGGGCCTCCACTGGCATGGATGGCGGGGCCTACACAGGATGACAGGCTGCACTACACCCCCGGCCCAGCGGGATAATCAGGGGGTGCGCCTCGTGCGGTACGGGGTGGGCCGAACGGCTCGGTTCCAAGGGTAGGTTAGTAGTCGTCGCCCGGCTCCAGCGCGAGCGTCTTTCCCGACTCATCCCGGGGTCCGAGCCCGCGTGCTCCAAggtgggcgccggcggcggcagttgcGGGCATCTGATTTCCATCATCCTATCTTATCCGCTTCCGCCCCTTATCCCTATGGTAGGAGGCTCTCGCTCGACTGCACGGTGCGCCACCAAGGTGATGGCCTGTCGGCTGGTGCTAAATTTCGACAACAATTTTTCCTGGTAGGTCTTTTTTTCCCTGCCACTCATTGCCTGGTTTTTtttggttttttttttgtactctttttttttttcaccTCTCGCGTGTGTGGGCGGGCATGCGACTAGATGCCCCATCCGACCGATGGGCATGAGCACGCAATGGGCCGCCCAGCGGCGTGCGTCGTGGTTGGTGGCCACGTCTTCGTACCGTGCGGCGATTGCAACGCGTCCAACAAACGCCGCCCAGTCAGCCATGTTACTAACAGGACCAGCGTCCTATCTGCTGTCCCCCCTTTTGGTTTCCCATCGGGACAGCGTGGCAAGCCAACTATAGATACTGCGTGCATACGTACTACGTTAGTAGAACACCCCCCACTGGGTCGCATGCCTTTAGCATGTGCCTGCAGCCATCATGGTTGACGTTGCCTGTTTGATCAGCACCACAGTAACTACAGACAACCCCAAGGCAACATGGAGCCATTGCAGCAACTGCGATTACGGCGCCTTGGTGAACGCCCAACTCGTCCGTCGCGTTGCCTCAatgggcaggcaggccctCGGTGTCCTTCCACAGCTTGGGCCAACTAATGCTCGCGCCCGTGTTTCGTTGTTTCAATATTGGTTTTGCTGTCCGAGACGTGACCTCCGCACGTCGCACAACATGGCGACGTGGTAGTGAGTGCCCAAGACTACATTTAGGAGGGATTCCCACGTGCCCGCGACTCGACATGAATGCCAGTAAATCATCTGCGTCGAGGACTGCTGGGACAGGGACGGAATCGCGTTGCTAAGTCAATGTGAACATACGAATACACCGCAACTACCCTGCATAGGTACCAGGTAGGCAGGAACACCCAGCCCCAACAAGCATTAAACGAGGCATCTTCAACGACTGTCGCGCCACAACCAATACATGACCTTCCACTCCTGCTCTCGATCCTACAGGACACGATAAACCAACAGCGTCTCACGCTGCGGTAATCGACGTGCCCTTGTGCAGCTCAATCTcactcgcggcggcgtcttcgctCTTGACTCCCGCCCCATCATCAATCGCCTTCTCCTTACTCTGGGTGGGGCCttgctcctcgagcgtgtACCCCTCCTGTTCTGGCTGCCATTCCCGGAGGTCGTCTTCGCAATCGTTAAGCACCTGACGAGCCTGCTGTCCGTAGGCGTACGGctcgcggtcgtcgccgggcacgacgggcgtgtcgtcgagcatggcgaggaggcggcggccgtgcttGGCCAGGATGATTTGCTTCTCGGCACGCTCaatggtggcggcgaacTCGGCCTCGTACGCTTCCTTGAGCTTCTGGCGGGTCTGGTAGGTGGCGCGTTAGCAGGGTCagcgtcttcgccgtcgccagtGCCGTCGATGAGACAACGCTGACTTGACGCGAGAGCAAGCGCTCAGGTGAGACGTACCACATTGGTCAGCTGGGCTTCAGCGACGAggttctcggcctcggctcTAACGAGCTCCTGCTCTaggacgacgagcctggCGCTCTCGGGCTCCTTCAACTTGAGCCTGCCAATCTCGTCGGCGatcttggccttgccgtcgcgaCTGGGCTGGACGCTCTTCTCCGTGTTGCGGATGGACttgaggcggccgcgcgacTCGTCAAGGGCGTGGGCGTACGTGTCCTCCTGCTCGCCCATCTCGCTGAGGATGACGCCGACCTTGTCCGAAATGTCGCTgatgccatcgtcgcccgtcTGTTCGCCCCACTCGGAGAGCTGCTGGGCGATGGAGAtgcgctcgcggccggccgtctcgtGGGCCGAGATGAGGTTGTTCTCCGACTTGATGAggcggaagaggcggcgcgaCAGCTCAGGCTGGACCTGGCCGCGCAGGGAGCTGAAGGAGAAGGCGGTGCGGCCACCGgagccgccggagccggagctcTTGGACTTGCCGCCGGAGCGGATGGAGAGTGCGCGGTTCCTgcacgcaggcggcgagTTAGCGACGCTGGATTCCGTGCCGGCTGCGGTGCTACTGTTGTAGCGCCGGTGGCCCTGCAAGTACTGCGAGAAGGCACCGTCGAAGCCGGACGACCGggacatggcgggcgggcaagggGACAGAGGTGATGTCGAGGGGTGCGACAGCATGACACTCACATCATGGGAGAATCTTAGGGGCTTTCAGGATTCTCTGGAGACAGGCGAAGCTGCAGGAGCTACTCTGATCGGGTGAGTGTCTGCTCTTTCCCGGTGTAAGCAACTGCAAGATCAAAACGGCAGGCGCAACCGCCGACCACTTGCGACGACAGCGCAACGGCACGGGAAGCTGAGTCTGGACGCGCCCAATGGATATCGCCGAGCACGTACAGGGAAGGCGGGCTCAATCTGCCCTTGTTTTCGTCCTTTGTGTCCTTGGTCTCGGCGGAATAGCCACTGATGTCGATGATGTGTCGTGAAGAGCGGCAGCACAGGCGCAGATCAGACGAGAGACATCCGATCAACTTCTCGGCAGTGAAGAGgaggtgcggcggcgtcgggggagggggatgggaTATACACTGGTATACACCATGGGCCACACAGCACGCACGGGCGCAACAGACTTCAAGACGGCGATACGTAAGGAACCCACATCCTGCGACAAAGGCTACGGCGGCCGTTACGTAGTGTACTGGGCAGACGTCGGCCGCACTGCCCGCGGGAGGGTCCCCTCGACATCCTCTCGAGACGGGCACAGCTCTGCACGGCTGTtcgaaggggaggggggcggcgcgcaacACCGCACACAGCAGCACAAGCTTCACGGCGCGCCAGTGGGAAAGGCCATGGTGAGCCACGCTGagagcatggcatggcatggccggctgggctgggcacACACaagaggcaaggcagggccgcccccagcacggcgcccgcgtccggTAGCCGGAGTAGTAGTGGTGACGACGGTTGACGGAATGCGCCATGATGTCATTCATGAGACGCCCCTATGATGAAGCTCTCCATCCAGGCAGACCCCGCCGAGTTGGGTTTGGGGCGATCCCGGCTGCTGCACGATTGATTTGCCCTttgcgccaccaccacacccgCCTGCCCGTtcgactggactggacgggCGCGCATGAATCCGcccaccgctgctgctgctgaagaaGAATTGGCTTGGCTCGCTTGGATGTTGGCTGCCTGGTTGGCCGGGGCCGTGACGTGCAAAAACCCCCATCGACGGGCAACGGCTGCAGGGCAAAGGCAAGATGCTTCATCATCGAGAAGTGATTGTTGCGTGTCTTTTTTCGAGGGTCTCTCTATACGTAAAGCATGAGTCGTCACGGAAGCCTCCAGTTTCTACGTACCTATCCTCTGTCCAACGCCAGCCCCCCATATTTGCCCGACCCGTGATTCCGTCGCCTCCCATGGAGTGGCAAAACAACCCAGACCATGCCCAAAGAGAtgtaaaaaaaaaaaaaagaagaacATTCAGTCATTCCTCGTTCGCTCACTTCGTCGTACCACGGCGTCCCAGAGCAAGACGCCTCTCTCCGTGCGGCCGCTACAACGAAGCCGATGACGTCtctcccgcgcccgccggcccatCCGGCACCTACCGCCCGCTAAAACAAAGTCCACCACCATTtgtgcaccaccaccaacaccaccaccagcagcggcgccgagggcccACGCGCCCGTTCGTGACGGAGCAGACCTGCCCCTCAAAAACCGTGCAGCTCGGAAGGTTCCCCCCACGCCATGATGGTGTCGAGGCAAgtggcctgctgctggccgacgacgtaACTCAGTAGTAGCCTGACCTAGTACCGCGGCCGTGGGCTCGCCTCAATGACCACaggccccgtcgacgccgccggccggtaGTACCCCCCGCTGTGGCgcgggctgccgctgctgtacCGTGTCCTCGTCACGCTCGTGtagctcgcccgcggcgagtgtccgtggtggtgatggtgatggtggtggccatggtggtgcccgttgtgccgccgcgccgggaTGACCTCCTCGTGGTAGTAGTACTTTGTGTTTGGCTCGCCCCAGAAGCACATGGCGGGCTATTCTTCTTTATATATATGTATAAATTTTTTTTCCGAGTGTAGTGTCTGGCCTTGTATGTCTAGGCGGGATGAGGATGGGACAGAAGAGCGTGCGGTGAGTGTCGCTCTCAGTCGCTTGGGTTCGTGGTGGTATGTGTGGATGAGCGGACGGACGCTGATGACGGGCAGTGGTGATGGAAACACAAAGAGTAGGGCAATGGCCGAACATTTCCCCCCAAGGAACAGCCCGTCATCTTATAGCACCCGCCGTGGCCAGGCCTCACTCCGTCGTCGCAGTCCATGCAAGGCTGTTTGCGAGGCCACCAGCCTCCCTCCCGGTTCTTTGTCAATGGAACCATGCAAGTGAGCGTGGCTATGgccagctgcggcggcgggcatcccCATTCCCCACACCACCAAGAtcccccatcatcaccatgccATGCCCGGTTGATGCATTGCGTCTGACCGTCATCGCCCCTCGGTCAGCCCCATCGTGACTCTTCAACGCCAAATAGGAGCTAGCCTGCTGCTTGTACAACGTTCTCCCACGTCCATGCAACAGTAAGTCAACATCCAGCCGTTGGGCCTCAATCCATGGCCACCACGTTCGGCAGATCCCGTCCCGTGCACGGCGACCTCTCCTTGCGACCCAAACCAAGTTGGCGACTGCCCAGCTACGCGAAATAACCGTACCAGAGAGAAGCAACTCCAGTCTATCATGTGTCTCGCATTTTAAAACGCCAATTGATGGTACAGTGTTCATGCCACGAGATCATGTCCCCCAAATCCAGCCCCGCATGCATGTATGGGCCCACGATCCCTCGCCTTCGTCCCGCTTACTTCTTCGCAAAACCGACCTCCACCTTGCTCACGGCCCACGCTGCCACGAATACCGTCATCATGCTGGTGAAGACGATGAAAGGTTTCCGCAGCGTATCGAACAGCGACGTCTCGTACGAGATGATGAGGTCGCGGTCCCGGAACTCATCCACCAGGTTGCGCGCCTTGATAGTCACCGCTGTGCGGCCAATTGTGTCCAGGTACGTCTTGTGCAAGCCGACCGAGGACTCCACGATGGAAGAGTCAGGCACGCCCGTGTACACCTTGACGTTCCTACCAACCTGTTAGTTACGGTTCCCGGATCGAGACATTGTTAGACTTACGAGGCACCCTCCGGCAACAACACCCGCACGTTGATCTGCTCGTACTCGACGCCCTCAGCCTGCTTGGGGCCCTCCATGAACGGGACCTTGAGCACGTAGCCCCCGGAGGCCGTCTTGCGCAGCAGATTGGCAGCGTTGGAGTTCCACCCAATGGTGAACGGGTACTTCCAGCCGCCAAAGATGGGGTAGCGAGGCTTCAGCTCCAGCAGAGCCTCGCGCTTGCTGCTCCGGAAGCGAGAGGTCGACACGTTGCCGATGGCATCGGTGAAATAAGGGTCCACGCTGCCGGGCTGGAGCGGGAAGCGCATCTCCTTGAGCGCCGTGGTCGCCGGATTGAAGTATTGCGACTGCGCCCACTTGACCCGGTTGAAAGGCGACGACAAGTTGGCACCGCGGTGGATGAGCGTGTATCGCTCCTCAAAGGCGACGTTGCCGCCCCAGTGGCTGACCTCGATGTCCCGCTCGAGATCGGCGATATGCAGCACCGACTTGGTAAACTCGAAGCGGACACTTGCGGGAgacgcggcgcccgcgggctTCTCGTCGAAGGGTCCGTAGGTGAGCTTGGAGCCCTGCTTTTGAGGGGACCCTTTGCCCTCCTTGGCGGCAATCTTGGTATAGTTGGGGATggaggacgatggcgcctTGACCTCGGTCTTTTGCTTTAGGGTCGGATACGCCGAGGGCGCGTAGACGGAGAATTCGTAGACGAGGAATTGCTGATCCTCCTGCTTGATGGACGCGGGCAGAGGGCTGTAGGCCTTGAGGACATAGAAGGAAATGCCGAGGGTCTGCTGGCCACCGGCCTTGAGCGGCGCGGGGAGCCGGATGCGAAAGTACTGAACATCGCTGGAGGGACAATTGTTAGCGTGGAAGATGGGACGTGGCATGGGATCATGGTGCGCACCTATTCGGGTCGTATTCGACTCGCTCGGCCACGAAAGGCCCGGCAGTGGCGTCCTTGCGGTCCTTGACCTCGAAGCCACCGACCCGGGACATTTGATCCGCGGTGAAGGGCAGGTAGTATTCATCCTGGGGCTGCTTGGAGACATTCTCGATGAGAACGTTGACCTGCTCCTTGACGTAGTTCTTCTCGAGCGagacgacgtggacgagaTTGGCGTTCTTGAAGACTTGGGGCGGCTTGAactcggcgggcagcgtcaCCTTGGACTTGGacccggaggcggcggcgctggtcaCCAGCAGGCCAAAGAGTGCCGATGCGAGTGACAAGGGCTTCATGTTGACGAGCGGAGGGAGGGCGCACTCATTGACCGCGTCCGTCCGTTCGGTGTGATGGCGAAGATGGGGGGGATGGAGGTGCAAGTGTCGAGGCCGCTGCGCCAACAAGCTAGCTTCCTCTACACGAGACGGCGCACTGGAGTTGCACACGTTGCCCCTTTGGCGGCAGCCCAGTGAGTCGaggcgagctgcccgccctgggAGCTCTTGCCCCACGTGGCCAATCAGGGCGTGGTGCCTCGCAAGTTCAATGGGCAAAGGTTGGTCCGTTCCGGACCTGCGCACTTGGTGGTGAAAGCGGGCAGCAGTTCTAGCAGCGGACGCCAGCTCTGGAACTTCGACGCGACAGGCAAAGCTTCACCGGCATCCCAAAACGCCATGCTGCTTGGCGTGCGTCCGACCATGACGGTCTTTGCAGCTTTGAGAGCGACAATATGCCCGTGCATCTCCGGCCTCGAACTGTTCGGCGTTTTGAATGATCCGCAAGACCCTTACTAGCTCAAGACAACAGATGATCCTGAACATGGAACTCAGGCCAGGTACCTTGGCCGAAAGCGGTGACAAGGACTTTTACAATGAAACCTTCTCAACTCACATGTCAACCAACACGTCGCCTCGCGGACGATCGCACACGTTGAGTCACGTAGGTACAGTAGACTACTCTGTGATGTGCTAGGCGTGGGGCGCCGGGCACCCGCGACACGTTGAATACCCGCCGAGACTTCCTCGTTCGTCAAAGATGACCGACCGGCATCCCCGGGTGCGGTCCTGGCGCTGGGTTGCCGGCGCTCGCAGGCAACCTTGAAGACGTGCCATGTCGGCGGTGCGCGGGAATTGAGAACGGAT belongs to Purpureocillium takamizusanense chromosome 1, complete sequence and includes:
- a CDS encoding uncharacterized protein (COG:S~EggNog:ENOG503NY81); amino-acid sequence: MLSHPSTSPLSPCPPAMSRSSGFDGAFSQYLQGHRRYNSSTAAGTESSVANSPPACRNRALSIRSGGKSKSSGSGGSGGRTAFSFSSLRGQVQPELSRRLFRLIKSENNLISAHETAGRERISIAQQLSEWGEQTGDDGISDISDKVGVILSEMGEQEDTYAHALDESRGRLKSIRNTEKSVQPSRDGKAKIADEIGRLKLKEPESARLVVLEQELVRAEAENLVAEAQLTNVTRQKLKEAYEAEFAATIERAEKQIILAKHGRRLLAMLDDTPVVPGDDREPYAYGQQARQVLNDCEDDLREWQPEQEGYTLEEQGPTQSKEKAIDDGAGVKSEDAAASEIELHKGTSITAA
- the OST1 gene encoding dolichyl-diphosphooligosaccharide--protein glycosyltransferase subunit 1 (EggNog:ENOG503NXCK~BUSCO:EOG092628A0~TransMembrane:1 (n4-15c20/21o461-478i)~SECRETED:SignalP(1-20~SECRETED:cutsite=AAA-SG~SECRETED:prob=0.4461)~COG:G), translated to MKPLSLASALFGLLVTSAAASGSKSKVTLPAEFKPPQVFKNANLVHVVSLEKNYVKEQVNVLIENVSKQPQDEYYLPFTADQMSRVGGFEVKDRKDATAGPFVAERVEYDPNSDVQYFRIRLPAPLKAGGQQTLGISFYVLKAYSPLPASIKQEDQQFLVYEFSVYAPSAYPTLKQKTEVKAPSSSIPNYTKIAAKEGKGSPQKQGSKLTYGPFDEKPAGAASPASVRFEFTKSVLHIADLERDIEVSHWGGNVAFEERYTLIHRGANLSSPFNRVKWAQSQYFNPATTALKEMRFPLQPGSVDPYFTDAIGNVSTSRFRSSKREALLELKPRYPIFGGWKYPFTIGWNSNAANLLRKTASGGYVLKVPFMEGPKQAEGVEYEQINVRVLLPEGASNVKVYTGVPDSSIVESSVGLHKTYLDTIGRTAVTIKARNLVDEFRDRDLIISYETSLFDTLRKPFIVFTSMMTVFVAAWAVSKVEVGFAKK